From a single Cupriavidus taiwanensis LMG 19424 genomic region:
- a CDS encoding sensor histidine kinase, which translates to MTGPLHPSGDTPRATAASPAAHAAANGSRLPYGLRGAAPLLALLALAVLVGLAGALGYRYTYDTALARQAERGQVQLRLYTQALESELAHYDYVPGLLSLDERIAALLLRPDDAARTARANEYLSALNTRAGTRVIYVLDAHGKVLATSNWQRPDSYFGEDLSFRPYFRSAMEGQLGRFYGVGTTRSESGYYLSAPLGERDNPVGVAVVKIGLEPLENRWQGADSQMLLTDENGVVILASDPSWKLAALRPLSAEVRERLARSLQYNRAPLPQLPLAPVRKLDNGNGSSSDELVRLRRGPPMLAQHAALPGTDWQLTLLTNTSQARVAALNTAALAGVLTAFVLLLGAAWNVRRRIINERLAARAALEAANSELERKVAERTADLSASNQRLQTEIAERIRAETVLRQAQDGLLQAGKLAAVGQMSTGIAHELNQPLAALRTISGNTGKFLERGDYATVRANLDTIIGLVERMGRITGALKSFARKPANGRRQAKLAEAVDNALFLLQTRVDAVQPALQRDVDPALAVVCDPNRLEQVLVNLLGNALDAVAGKPDPRIALHAHVAGGMVHLTVRDNGAGLSEEAFARLFEPFFTTKPAGQGLGLGLTLSAGILNENGGSLSATNHPDGGACFTLVLPLALEPNPQDVEHAG; encoded by the coding sequence ATGACCGGCCCGCTCCACCCTTCCGGCGATACCCCCCGCGCCACCGCCGCCAGCCCCGCCGCTCATGCCGCGGCCAACGGCTCGCGCCTGCCCTACGGCCTGCGCGGCGCCGCGCCGCTGCTGGCGCTGCTGGCGCTGGCCGTGCTGGTGGGGTTGGCGGGCGCGCTCGGCTACCGCTACACCTACGACACCGCGCTGGCGCGCCAGGCCGAACGCGGCCAGGTGCAGCTGCGGCTGTACACGCAGGCGCTGGAAAGCGAGCTGGCCCATTACGACTACGTGCCCGGGCTGCTGTCGCTGGACGAGCGCATCGCCGCGCTGCTGCTGCGGCCCGACGACGCCGCGCGCACCGCGCGCGCCAACGAATACCTGAGCGCCCTCAACACCCGCGCCGGCACGCGCGTGATCTATGTGCTGGATGCGCACGGCAAGGTGCTGGCCACCAGCAACTGGCAGCGCCCGGACAGCTACTTCGGCGAAGACCTCAGCTTCCGCCCCTATTTCCGCTCGGCGATGGAGGGCCAGCTGGGCCGCTTCTACGGGGTCGGCACCACGCGCAGCGAATCCGGCTACTACCTGTCGGCGCCGCTGGGCGAACGCGACAACCCCGTCGGCGTGGCGGTGGTCAAGATCGGACTGGAGCCGCTGGAAAACCGCTGGCAGGGCGCCGACAGCCAGATGCTGCTGACCGACGAGAACGGCGTGGTGATCCTGGCCTCGGACCCGTCGTGGAAGCTGGCCGCGCTGCGCCCGCTGTCGGCCGAGGTGCGCGAGCGCCTGGCGCGCAGCCTGCAATACAACCGGGCCCCGCTGCCGCAACTGCCGCTGGCCCCGGTGCGCAAGCTCGACAACGGCAATGGCAGCAGCAGCGACGAACTGGTACGCCTGCGCCGCGGCCCGCCCATGCTGGCCCAGCATGCCGCGCTGCCAGGCACCGACTGGCAGCTGACGCTGCTGACCAATACCTCTCAGGCGCGCGTGGCCGCGCTCAACACGGCGGCGCTGGCCGGCGTGCTGACCGCCTTCGTGCTGCTGCTGGGCGCCGCCTGGAACGTGCGCCGGCGCATCATCAACGAACGGCTGGCGGCACGCGCGGCGCTGGAGGCGGCCAACAGCGAACTCGAACGCAAGGTGGCCGAACGCACCGCCGACCTGTCGGCCTCTAACCAGCGACTGCAGACCGAGATCGCCGAACGCATCCGCGCCGAGACCGTGCTGCGCCAGGCCCAGGACGGACTGCTGCAGGCCGGCAAGCTGGCCGCGGTCGGGCAGATGTCGACCGGCATCGCCCATGAGCTGAACCAGCCGCTGGCGGCGCTGCGTACCATCTCCGGCAATACCGGCAAATTCCTCGAGCGCGGCGACTACGCCACGGTGCGCGCCAACCTCGACACCATCATCGGCCTGGTCGAACGCATGGGCCGCATCACCGGCGCGCTCAAGTCGTTCGCGCGCAAGCCCGCCAACGGCAGGCGCCAGGCGAAGCTGGCCGAGGCGGTGGACAACGCGCTGTTCCTGCTGCAGACCCGCGTCGACGCCGTGCAGCCGGCGCTGCAGCGCGATGTCGATCCGGCGCTGGCGGTGGTGTGCGACCCCAACCGGCTGGAACAGGTGCTGGTCAACCTGCTCGGCAACGCGCTCGACGCGGTCGCCGGCAAGCCCGACCCGCGCATCGCGCTGCACGCGCATGTGGCCGGGGGCATGGTTCACCTGACCGTACGCGACAACGGCGCCGGCCTGTCCGAAGAGGCCTTCGCGCGGCTGTTCGAACCGTTCTTCACCACCAAGCCCGCCGGGCAAGGGCTCGGGCTGGGGCTGACGCTGTCGGCCGGCATCCTCAACGAGAACGGGGGCAGCCTGTCCGCAACCAACCATCCCGATGGCGGCGCCTGTTTCACGCTGGTGCTGCCGCTGGCGCTGGAGCCCAATCCACAGGATGTCGAACATGCCGGCTGA